A genomic segment from Triticum dicoccoides isolate Atlit2015 ecotype Zavitan chromosome 1A, WEW_v2.0, whole genome shotgun sequence encodes:
- the LOC119302813 gene encoding uncharacterized protein LOC119302813, whose translation MKNTKLVAILVLQAILVMGILTHVNANYFPKCCDKCRSFSGVDVCDDAHPQCPKGCSTCRVVRTGRVKMFRCADMRSTINGTCGPRCKKN comes from the exons ATGAAGAACACCAAGCTCGTGGCGATCCTTGTCCTCCAGGCCATCCTGGTCATGGGAATCCTCACACACGTGAATG CCAACTACTTTCCCAAGTGTTGTGACAAATGCAGGTCATTCTCGGGGGTTGATGTATGTGACGACGCGCATCCTCAGTGCCCCAAGGGCTGCTCCACATGCCGCGTGGTGCGGACAGGCCGTGTCAAGATGTTCCGGTGTGCCGACATGCGCTCCACCATCAATGGCACATGCGGCCCACGTTGCAAAAAGAACTAA